tttaatatatatatatatatataatgttaaCTTACATTAATTATACATTCTCTgtgttataaaaataaagaaaaaaaaaaaaaaaaatatggagAAAGATCTTGTAGATGAACCTATTAGTTTAAAGTTTTGTTATGGGATTAATAATTCATTAAGTAGCGTACATATTGTAGAAAgaacaaacaaaaataGAGACGACAAGAAGAATGTTAAAAATATCAAAAGTGTTGATAGTAATGGGAGAGATGACCATACgtatgatgaaaatatatacccttttaataataacgatgaaaaaaagaacactaaacatataatttacaGCTCAGATAACAATATTGTTTTGTTAGACggaaaaaaacaaatattatttagaGGACACTTCAATAAAATTTCAAACGTTATAAAaagttataataatgaatacATTCTTTCATGTGATAAAGGATTAAATTctttcataatattatggaaaataaatgaaaCTTCCTTTTTAGATcccataaaaaaattttattataactgtgaacaaaatgaaaaaaaaagaacacatatatataacaataaaaagaaaaatcaagatgaatatgatataaatcaaataaatgataatacaATAGACAATACTCCCGAAAATGGTGATgctataaataataatgtagGATACGAATGTATAGATATAAGCCATGataatagatatatatgtgcattaaccgaagaaaaaatatatataaaatcaaATACAAAGTATGGTGATGAAACAGGAGAAAAggataaaaatgaaactAAAACTAGAAATAAACAAGACACATTAATTAAACGAAATAAAgggaataaaaaaaatgatatctattttcaatatattataattttcgATATAAATTCGATAGATCATCCTATCGTATGTActgataaaatatttggAAAAGacaaacaaacaaaaattagatttaataaaaaatatgaaataatttCTAATAGTTCATCtaaattgtatatatacaattttgaaaaaaaatatagacAAATAAGTCATTATAGTccttcattatataaaagtaataaaattaatgaaCAATTCATTTTTACAGATACTTGTTTTGTTGAAAATACTACAACATTATTAACAGGTACTAGAAATGGATACATAATCGTTTGGGATTATAGttctatatttataaataaaacaaaacataatattaaacAAAGGGAATATCAAAAATTTTTAGAAATTTCGAAAAATGTATCAATAAATATTCTTCATAGTTATGGAGATTTTATAATCCTTGGATTAAGTGATGGTAGTGTTAAAATATTCGATAAGGAATTAAAATGTTATGCTTGGTTCGAAAATAATCAAATAGGTTCTATTAAATCAATATCCTTTCAATTATGTGATTTTAAAAAGGATTTCTTTTTATGGAAACcattcattatattttccgataaaaacattattaaaaaaatctATCCAAATAGTTTtaataatcaaaataatactATACATCAAGATCAAGATTTCTTATATAGGACAAATTGTGATTCTCCCTATATTCATACACCCACATTTAATGATTCTATTCCTGAcaaatattacaaaaacAAGGACgaattgtatataaatgaGCATGGTGCACATAAAGGAAAATCAATTATAAGTATAAATGACAGTCAGATATTTTCTCAGGGAAGTAAGGAGTCTACCATTACAAATAATAGTAAGAGTGATAAAAAAACGTCTACAGATACTCAACATATAAACcaaattaattatatgtcatctaataaaatgaataatacaCAGACTAATCGAATAGttttacattttaataGTTCCAGAATAAGTTGTATTTGTGTTAATCCAATTAacaatgaaaatataatatatataggaaATGAATATGGATTAATTGAGATATTTGATTTTGAGAAGAATGAAAATGTACATagcatatatttaaaagaaaaagaaattgtATCTATGACTTTTACAAATAATGGTAAAATTTTGTGTGTCGGTTGTAAATGTGGCTTtgttcatttaataaattcaaTTACCtttgaaattttttttaatagtAAAGATATGAAGTACgaaattaaatatttatattttagtGAGGATGATAAGATATTCATTTCTTCTGCAATACATgcaaatattataatatataaaaatgatagtgaagatatatatgattggaaatatgcatataaaattagtaacaaaaataataataataatataacatttaaTGACTTACGTATAGTAGTAACACAATCCCTTActcaaaatatatataatattgtagCTATAACAGATAATCGttatatcatttttcattattataacttcaaaaataatacagtaaatatttgttatatgAATATCGAACAAATTTATGTACCAACTTGTATTTCAGGcaatttatatttttataatagaaatattatatgtatatgtaatGATGGATCTAAACTTAGATATATGGATTtagaaacaaaaaaaataataaaaactaTACATCTACCAtttaaagataaaaaagTTCAAAAAATGTTACCCCTTGTTATGAAtgaacataaatataataacaataatatttctgATATAGACAAGgaacaaaataatacaataaaatataaaaatcattttgataaaaaaaatatttttttatttgtattaaatgaaaaaatgaTTGTATTTACACAAACACCAATTGATGCAAATTGCTTGAGATATATCGGAGGAATTATATGTAGtggaaatataaaagatgttatatctaaaaaaaataatatatttatattaagtaaaaataaaatattctaTTATCAAATtcatacaaatatattaaaaaatagtatagatattcaaaataatagTTTACAAACTTTTATTGAACAAATTGGAGGTACAAAAAGTCCTATGTATAATCAAATAATGGACTCATTCTATTATTGTgaaattcaaaaaaataaatatgaaaagaaaaaagaaaaatataatattaaaaagttgttaaatattttatctatagaatatatatttgcaTCTATAAACATCTTCTTATCTAAATTtgaaatacaaaatataatacaagaatatcatttttattataaatacgtcataaatgtattaaaGCAAAATGAGGATTCGATAAATCATGTAATTAATGTACAAGATGGGCAACTCATTAATTTTAAGACAGACGATGATATACTGCTCAATAATATGTACTTTTTGCAAACAAATCACACAAAAGgtaaaacaaaacaaaacaaaataaaacaaaacaaaataaaataaaatagtaataataaatatgcaataatatatatatatatatatatatatatatatttatttatttatttatttatttatttatttatttatatatttatttatttatatttatttatttatttgtttatatttttagaCATTTCTGGACGAAATATCTCAAATTCTgaaaaatacattttaGCTAAAAATTCTATGccaaaaaatttaaaaaaagaagacAGTGATtcatatacaaataatataaaccAAATTAATCATAACAACATTACGAAGGAAAACCAAGAGGACATTAAAAATACAGATATTACTAAAGAGtgtgaaaatatatatttcaatattaatgcatttatttatacatattttaattatataacgGAAGAAAATACAGATActgaaaaaattattgaagatattataaattattacaaaaatgataataaaaaagaaaaattgTCATTCAGTgatcttttaaatatattaaataacaATGGAGAAATTATGGACCAAATGGAgtttaaaagaatatttcaaatttttacaaaaaaagaT
Above is a genomic segment from Plasmodium reichenowi strain SY57 chromosome 9, whole genome shotgun sequence containing:
- a CDS encoding hypothetical protein (conserved Plasmodium protein, unknown function): MEKDLVDEPISLKFCYGINNSLSSVHIVERTNKNRDDKKNVKNIKSVDSNGRDDHTYDENIYPFNNNDEKKNTKHIIYSSDNNIVLLDGKKQILFRGHFNKISNVIKSYNNEYILSCDKGLNSFIILWKINETSFLDPIKKFYYNCEQNEKKRTHIYNNKKKNQDEYDINQINDNTIDNTPENGDAINNNVGYECIDISHDNRYICALTEEKIYIKSNTKYGDETGEKDKNETKTRNKQDTLIKRNKGNKKNDIYFQYIIIFDINSIDHPIVCTDKIFGKDKQTKIRFNKKYEIISNSSSKLYIYNFEKKYRQISHYSPSLYKSNKINEQFIFTDTCFVENTTTLLTGTRNGYIIVWDYSSIFINKTKHNIKQREYQKFLEISKNVSINILHSYGDFIILGLSDGSVKIFDKELKCYAWFENNQIGSIKSISFQLCDFKKDFFLWKPFIIFSDKNIIKKIYPNSFNNQNNTIHQDQDFLYRTNCDSPYIHTPTFNDSIPDKYYKNKDELYINEHGAHKGKSIISINDSQIFSQGSKESTITNNSKSDKKTSTDTQHINQINYMSSNKMNNTQTNRIVLHFNSSRISCICVNPINNENIIYIGNEYGLIEIFDFEKNENVHSIYLKEKEIVSMTFTNNGKILCVGCKCGFVHLINSITFEIFFNSKDMKYEIKYLYFSEDDKIFISSAIHANIIIYKNDSEDIYDWKYAYKISNKNNNNNITFNDLRIVVTQSLTQNIYNIVAITDNRYIIFHYYNFKNNTVNICYMNIEQIYVPTCISGNLYFYNRNIICICNDGSKLRYMDLETKKIIKTIHLPFKDKKVQKMLPLVMNEHKYNNNNISDIDKEQNNTIKYKNHFDKKNIFLFVLNEKMIVFTQTPIDANCLRYIGGIICSGNIKDVISKKNNIFILSKNKIFYYQIHTNILKNSIDIQNNSLQTFIEQIGGTKSPMYNQIMDSFYYCEIQKNKYEKKKEKYNIKKLLNILSIEYIFASINIFLSKFEIQNIIQEYHFYYKYVINVLKQNEDSINHVINVQDGQLINFKTDDDILLNNMYFLQTNHTKDISGRNISNSEKYILAKNSMPKNLKKEDSDSYTNNINQINHNNITKENQEDIKNTDITKECENIYFNINAFIYTYFNYITEENTDTEKIIEDIINYYKNDNKKEKLSFSDLLNILNNNGEIMDQMEFKRIFQIFTKKDESFDENDFLNMDTLKEMIE